One window of Nicotiana tomentosiformis chromosome 11, ASM39032v3, whole genome shotgun sequence genomic DNA carries:
- the LOC104105175 gene encoding uncharacterized protein isoform X1, which produces MPQDSLRSAVYRSFVTCDDPKGVVECKTIRKSKIDHPKMEGTQRTCSHLNVSSSSSVCKGMAADELYSSSSIQLMEVSREAQKLNQVIDSWSKGMTFETHSKYIAKDLLKGALDLQESLVMLGKLQEASQHMAKLKKNQKDGICIGRTKSERISDHRFNRLEFQKHRFSVDGASQDCFDELREMIRDSFARQNLLPPTCASENDRRKVELSPDLPFTSFNSSSDSSFEKASVGRSKMITSSDVPSTSSSQSSMVQSQEVSSFGYSPPKVQSQDGPNLIARLMGLEEIPRKPQHLENERVIKQSRPIFEIDLPKAKKPTSIAQKVDAKRRTLDEIIETMHFKGLLRRKSNHGTPQLLNRFVDDSPPIVIMKPLYALDSQAERFPPCNHEENPSGNRNTTGKWDVKEETSPENSDDKKGALNSTIYRKLETGKYQNNRFSKGKGRNDHGEAPAKSKTLDVLVHGKQPNYTKIRASSPGQYRGAKSKTLDVLVHGKQPNNTKIRASSPGKYRGAKSKTLDVRCQEKQPNTKFRASSPGKDRGEVPANSKTLEVVIQEKEPNTRTRASSPGKTLQPKKEAIEKREDGTQRVAPALRKSKEMKNVKINDSAKFQDQSKMSTMKVRKPERNPLVAQGKNTISDPTSKRITTTASDNSSKRKKNVKADKSVKSTPIATVDNTEHKDENVEAEKDTDIAITKVTSSEELQLEEMADIFENLVIDNIANGERFPCESSVQSIHCVSDIRLVEHTNCNIDLDFTENENFNSGATTRYLLLSSESFLCQSEELFETDAWEPTVRHITSVDHEIADSGLLLDCANELLENRRSQCALAVDPFSLKMQKIPISFDKLVNEICDGIEVLRSYHKVAGKNLSADALHPLLERDLWCKGVVSSAWDLGWRSGLTNNEVEQVVTDIEKYLLTGFIDDVLTDFML; this is translated from the exons ATGCCTCAAGACAGTCTGAGATCAGCTGTATACAGATCCTTTGTGACatgtgatgacccgaaaggtGTTGTGGAATGTAAGACAATTAGAAAATCCAAGATTGACCATCCAAAGATGGAAGGAACACAAAGAACATGCAGCCATTTGAATGTGTCTTCATCATCGTCAGTCTGCAAAGGAATGGCGGCAGATGAGTTATATTCCTCATCTTCCATCCAGCTAATGGAGGTGTCCAGAGAAGCTCAAAAGCTGAATCAAGTGATTGACTCATGGTCTAAGGGTATGACCTTTGAAACGCATTCTAAATATATCGCCAAAGATTTGTTGAAAGGAGCTCTTGATTTACAGGAGTCGCTAGTGATGCTAGGAAAGCTGCAAGAAGCTTCACAACATATGGCTAAGTTGAAGAAAAATCAGAAAGATGGAATATGCATTGGAAGGACCAAGTCCGAGAGGATTTCAGATCACAGGTTTAATAGGCTTGAGTTTCAGAAACATAGATTTTCTGTTGATGGGGCTTCTCAAGATTGTTTTGATGAGCTGAGGGAAATGATAAGAGACAGCTTTGCTAGACAAAATCTGTTGCCACCAACTTGTGCTTCAGAAAATGATAGAAGGAAAGTGGAATTATCTCCAGATCTCCCCTTTACCAGCTTCAATAGCTCAAGTGACTCCTCCTTTGAAAAGGCTAGTGTTGGTAGAAGTAAAATGATTACATCATCGGATGTCCCATCAACTAGCTCAAGCCAGTCCTCCATGGTTCAATCCCAAGAGGTTAGCTCTTTTGGTTATTCTCCACCCAAGGTTCAATCCCAAGACGGGCCGAATTTAATTGCCAGACTGATGGGTCTTGAAGAGATTCCTAGAAAGCCTCAGCACTTGGAGAACGAAAGGGTTATCAAGCAGAGCAGACCTATATTTGAAATAGATTTGCCAAAGGCAAAGAAGCCAACATCCATCGCTCAGAAGGTGGATGCAAAAAGAAGAACATTGGATGAAATTATTGAAACCATGCATTTCAAGGGGCTTTTGAGAAGAAAGTCTAATCATGGAACTCCTCAATTATTAAATAGGTTTGTTGATGATTCTCCACCCATTGTGATCATGAAACCTCTGTATGCGCTAGACTCGCAGGCTGAAAGGTTTCCTCCCTGTAACCATGAAGAAAATCCATCAGGCAATAGAAACACAACTGGAAAATGGGATGTAAAAGAAGAAACTTCACCTGAAAACTCTGATGATAAGAAGGGAGCATTGAATTCCACCATATATAGGAAATTGGAGACAggaaaatatcaaaataatagattcagTAAAGGAAAAGGGCGCAATGATCATGGTGAAGCACCTGCAAAATCAAAGACTCTTGATGTTCTGGTTCATGGAAAACAGCCTAATTATACAAAGATTAGAGCTTCTTCTCCTGGACAGTATCGTGGTGCAAAATCAAAGACTCTTGATGTTCTGGTTCACGGAAAACAGCCTAATAATACAAAGATTAGAGCTTCTTCTCCTGGCAAGTATCGTGGTGCAAAATCAAAGACTCTTGATGTTCGGTGTCAAGAAAAACAGCCTAATACAAAGTTCAGAGCTTCTTCTCCAGGCAAGGATCGTGGTGAAGTACCTGCAAATTCAAAGACTCTTGAAGTTGTGATTCAGGAAAAAGAGCCTAATACAAGGACTAGAGCTTCTTCTCCTGGAAAGACCCTGCAACCAAAGAAAGAAGCAATTGAAAAAAGAGAGGACGGGACTCAACGAGTAGCTCCTGCTTTGAGAAAATCTAAAGAAATGAAAAATGTCAAAATCAACGACAGTGCTAAATTTCAGGACCAAAGCAAGATGAGCACTATGAAAGTGAGAAAACCCGAGAGAAATCCACTGGTTGCACAAGGTAAAAATACTATATCAGATCCCACCTCGAAGCGCATAACAACCACTGCATCTGATAACTCCAGTAAGAGGAAGAAGAATGTTAAAGCTGACAAGTCTGTCAAGAGTACCCCCATTGCTACA GTTGACAACACGGAACACAAGGATGAAAATGTAGAAGCGGAGAAAGACACAGATATAGCCATAACCAAAGTTACATCCTCAGAAGAGCTTCAGTTAGAAGAAATGGCTGATATCTTTGAGAATCTTGTCATCG ATAATATTGCCAATGGTGAACGTTTCCCTTGTGAATCTAGCGTGCAATCAATCCATTGTGTCAGTGACATCAGATTAGTGGAGCACACTAACTGTAACATCGATCTAGACTTCACTGAGAATGAAAACTTCAACTCCGGAGCCACTACAAGGTATTTACTGTTAAGCAGTGAATCATTCCTCTGTCAGTCCGAGGAGCTATTTGAAACAGATGCATGGGAACCAACTGTAAGGCATATAACAAGTGTAGATCATGAAATCGCTGATAGCGGACTCTTACTTGATTGTGCAAATGAGTTGTTAGAAAATAGAAGGTCTCAATGTGCACTGGCAGTTGATCCGTTTTCACTGAAGATGCAAAAAATTCCTATATCTTTTGACAAGTTGGTGAATGAAATTTGTGACGGGATTGAAGTTTTGCGAAGTTACCATAAGGTTGCTGGGAAGAACCTTTCAGCAGATGCTCTTCATCCACTGCTAGAAAGAGATTTATGGTGTAAGGGAGTGGTCAGCAGTGCATGGGATTTGGGTTGGAGAAGTGGATTAACTAATAATGAAGTTGAACAAGTAGTGACTGATATTGAGAAGTATCTTTTAACTGGATTTATCGATGATGTGTTGACTGACTTCATGCTATAG
- the LOC104105175 gene encoding uncharacterized protein isoform X2 yields MLGKLQEASQHMAKLKKNQKDGICIGRTKSERISDHRFNRLEFQKHRFSVDGASQDCFDELREMIRDSFARQNLLPPTCASENDRRKVELSPDLPFTSFNSSSDSSFEKASVGRSKMITSSDVPSTSSSQSSMVQSQEVSSFGYSPPKVQSQDGPNLIARLMGLEEIPRKPQHLENERVIKQSRPIFEIDLPKAKKPTSIAQKVDAKRRTLDEIIETMHFKGLLRRKSNHGTPQLLNRFVDDSPPIVIMKPLYALDSQAERFPPCNHEENPSGNRNTTGKWDVKEETSPENSDDKKGALNSTIYRKLETGKYQNNRFSKGKGRNDHGEAPAKSKTLDVLVHGKQPNYTKIRASSPGQYRGAKSKTLDVLVHGKQPNNTKIRASSPGKYRGAKSKTLDVRCQEKQPNTKFRASSPGKDRGEVPANSKTLEVVIQEKEPNTRTRASSPGKTLQPKKEAIEKREDGTQRVAPALRKSKEMKNVKINDSAKFQDQSKMSTMKVRKPERNPLVAQGKNTISDPTSKRITTTASDNSSKRKKNVKADKSVKSTPIATVDNTEHKDENVEAEKDTDIAITKVTSSEELQLEEMADIFENLVIDNIANGERFPCESSVQSIHCVSDIRLVEHTNCNIDLDFTENENFNSGATTRYLLLSSESFLCQSEELFETDAWEPTVRHITSVDHEIADSGLLLDCANELLENRRSQCALAVDPFSLKMQKIPISFDKLVNEICDGIEVLRSYHKVAGKNLSADALHPLLERDLWCKGVVSSAWDLGWRSGLTNNEVEQVVTDIEKYLLTGFIDDVLTDFML; encoded by the exons ATGCTAGGAAAGCTGCAAGAAGCTTCACAACATATGGCTAAGTTGAAGAAAAATCAGAAAGATGGAATATGCATTGGAAGGACCAAGTCCGAGAGGATTTCAGATCACAGGTTTAATAGGCTTGAGTTTCAGAAACATAGATTTTCTGTTGATGGGGCTTCTCAAGATTGTTTTGATGAGCTGAGGGAAATGATAAGAGACAGCTTTGCTAGACAAAATCTGTTGCCACCAACTTGTGCTTCAGAAAATGATAGAAGGAAAGTGGAATTATCTCCAGATCTCCCCTTTACCAGCTTCAATAGCTCAAGTGACTCCTCCTTTGAAAAGGCTAGTGTTGGTAGAAGTAAAATGATTACATCATCGGATGTCCCATCAACTAGCTCAAGCCAGTCCTCCATGGTTCAATCCCAAGAGGTTAGCTCTTTTGGTTATTCTCCACCCAAGGTTCAATCCCAAGACGGGCCGAATTTAATTGCCAGACTGATGGGTCTTGAAGAGATTCCTAGAAAGCCTCAGCACTTGGAGAACGAAAGGGTTATCAAGCAGAGCAGACCTATATTTGAAATAGATTTGCCAAAGGCAAAGAAGCCAACATCCATCGCTCAGAAGGTGGATGCAAAAAGAAGAACATTGGATGAAATTATTGAAACCATGCATTTCAAGGGGCTTTTGAGAAGAAAGTCTAATCATGGAACTCCTCAATTATTAAATAGGTTTGTTGATGATTCTCCACCCATTGTGATCATGAAACCTCTGTATGCGCTAGACTCGCAGGCTGAAAGGTTTCCTCCCTGTAACCATGAAGAAAATCCATCAGGCAATAGAAACACAACTGGAAAATGGGATGTAAAAGAAGAAACTTCACCTGAAAACTCTGATGATAAGAAGGGAGCATTGAATTCCACCATATATAGGAAATTGGAGACAggaaaatatcaaaataatagattcagTAAAGGAAAAGGGCGCAATGATCATGGTGAAGCACCTGCAAAATCAAAGACTCTTGATGTTCTGGTTCATGGAAAACAGCCTAATTATACAAAGATTAGAGCTTCTTCTCCTGGACAGTATCGTGGTGCAAAATCAAAGACTCTTGATGTTCTGGTTCACGGAAAACAGCCTAATAATACAAAGATTAGAGCTTCTTCTCCTGGCAAGTATCGTGGTGCAAAATCAAAGACTCTTGATGTTCGGTGTCAAGAAAAACAGCCTAATACAAAGTTCAGAGCTTCTTCTCCAGGCAAGGATCGTGGTGAAGTACCTGCAAATTCAAAGACTCTTGAAGTTGTGATTCAGGAAAAAGAGCCTAATACAAGGACTAGAGCTTCTTCTCCTGGAAAGACCCTGCAACCAAAGAAAGAAGCAATTGAAAAAAGAGAGGACGGGACTCAACGAGTAGCTCCTGCTTTGAGAAAATCTAAAGAAATGAAAAATGTCAAAATCAACGACAGTGCTAAATTTCAGGACCAAAGCAAGATGAGCACTATGAAAGTGAGAAAACCCGAGAGAAATCCACTGGTTGCACAAGGTAAAAATACTATATCAGATCCCACCTCGAAGCGCATAACAACCACTGCATCTGATAACTCCAGTAAGAGGAAGAAGAATGTTAAAGCTGACAAGTCTGTCAAGAGTACCCCCATTGCTACA GTTGACAACACGGAACACAAGGATGAAAATGTAGAAGCGGAGAAAGACACAGATATAGCCATAACCAAAGTTACATCCTCAGAAGAGCTTCAGTTAGAAGAAATGGCTGATATCTTTGAGAATCTTGTCATCG ATAATATTGCCAATGGTGAACGTTTCCCTTGTGAATCTAGCGTGCAATCAATCCATTGTGTCAGTGACATCAGATTAGTGGAGCACACTAACTGTAACATCGATCTAGACTTCACTGAGAATGAAAACTTCAACTCCGGAGCCACTACAAGGTATTTACTGTTAAGCAGTGAATCATTCCTCTGTCAGTCCGAGGAGCTATTTGAAACAGATGCATGGGAACCAACTGTAAGGCATATAACAAGTGTAGATCATGAAATCGCTGATAGCGGACTCTTACTTGATTGTGCAAATGAGTTGTTAGAAAATAGAAGGTCTCAATGTGCACTGGCAGTTGATCCGTTTTCACTGAAGATGCAAAAAATTCCTATATCTTTTGACAAGTTGGTGAATGAAATTTGTGACGGGATTGAAGTTTTGCGAAGTTACCATAAGGTTGCTGGGAAGAACCTTTCAGCAGATGCTCTTCATCCACTGCTAGAAAGAGATTTATGGTGTAAGGGAGTGGTCAGCAGTGCATGGGATTTGGGTTGGAGAAGTGGATTAACTAATAATGAAGTTGAACAAGTAGTGACTGATATTGAGAAGTATCTTTTAACTGGATTTATCGATGATGTGTTGACTGACTTCATGCTATAG
- the LOC138901386 gene encoding uncharacterized protein — protein MRFDPIQRDPNLWCKYHGTIGHQTGDCRHLHEEVATLLKNGHLREFLSDRAKNNYGRSRDNMEPSKVGEDPPRLTINMIFGGNEINGVIFSAAKKTKVSVTHNKRLREVTEDDITFIEEDADGVLLPHNDALVISLNVLDFKIKHVLVDPGSSTNIIQWRVFEQSNLTGSIIPATKLLVGLNLASATTRGDILLPKNAEGVMKMTLSEVVDGDMGYNIILGRPWLHEMKVIPSIYHQLLKFPTPEGIKQIRGDQPAAREMNAISVSSSKGKEHAV, from the coding sequence ATGAGATTCGATCCCAtccaaagggatcctaatttgtggtgcaAATACCACGGGACAATCGGTCACCAGACTGGCGACTGTCGGCATCTGCACGAAGAGGTGGCAACATtgctgaaaaatggccatctcagggaatttttgagtgatcgAGCTAAAAACAATTACGGCCGCAGTCGCGATAACATGGAGCCTTCAAAAGTAGGAGAGGATCCTCCACGTTTGACGATCAATATGATTTttggggggaacgagattaatggtGTGATATTTTCAGCGGCAAAAAAGACAAAGGTGTCGGTTACACACaacaagagactccgggaagtcacCGAGGATGACATAACTTTTATAGAGGAAGACGCGGACGGCGTGTTGCTACCGCATAATGACGCCCTGGTAATCTCTCtaaatgtcttagattttaaaattaaacatgtTCTGGTGGACCCTGGAAGTTCGACCAATATTATCCAATGGAGAGTGTTCGAGCAATCTAATCTCACCGGAAGTATCATTCCGGCCACGAAACTTCTTGTCGGGTTAAATCTGGCAAGCGCGACAACCCGGGGAGATATCCTACTGCCCAAGAATGCCGAAGGGGTTATGAAGATGACCCTTTCCGAGGTAGTAGACGGCGATATGGGTTACAATATCATCCTGGGgagaccatggttgcacgagatgaaggtCATCCCATCAATATACCATCAGTtgctaaaattcccaactcccgagggaattaaacaaataagaggtgaccaaccagcagcaagagagatgaatgcaatctcagtctccagtagcaaagggaaggagcatgcaGTATAG
- the LOC138901387 gene encoding uncharacterized protein: protein MANGIGRCLREWGINKIFIVIVDNASSNDVTVKELSKQLTKLGTNLLNSNHLHVRCMAHITNLMVQDGLKESSVSIECVRHAVRYVRQSPVRLKRFQECFDDEQLNYCSLLDTSTSGLSGCQVSTQNTGLLESLMQDLKKYKTVSGGVDTRTELDKYFGEETEDDTKEFDVLLWWKLNSTRFLILAEIARDVLAIPILSVAFKCVFSMRGRLLDSFRSSLTHKLVQALVCLQDWLRNKKLKQPISVEEDT, encoded by the exons ATGGCAAATGGTATTGGTAGGTGCTTACGTGAGTGGGGGATAAATAAGATCTTTATTGTTATAGTTGATAATGCAAGCTCAAATGATGTGACGGTAAAAGAATTGTCTAAGCAATTAACAAAACTGGGAACTAATTTGTTGAACAGTAATCACCTTCACGTGAGATGTATGGCTCACATCACGAATCTTATGGTCCAGGATGGTTTAAAAGAATCTTCAGTGTCTATTGAATGTGTTAGGCATGCTGTGAGATATGTTAGGCAGTCTCCTGTGAGGTTGAAGAGGTTTCAAGAATGTTTTGATGATGAACAACTCAATT ATTGTTCTTTATTGGACACTTCTACTTCTGGGCTTTCTGGCTGTCAAGTAAGCACCCAAAATACAGGACTTTTAGAATCACTCATGCAAGAtctaaaaaaatataaaactgtGAGTGGAGGTGTGGATACTAGAACAGAATTAGATAAATATTTTGGTGAAGAAACTGAGGATGACACTAAAGAATTTGATGTTCTTCTTTGGTGGAAATTGAACTCAACTAGATTTCTTATTCTTGCAGAGATAGCTCGTGATGTATTAGCTATTCCAATTTTAAGTGTGgcattcaaatgtgtatttagtATGAGAGGACGtcttcttgattcatttaggagttcattaACTCATAAATTGGTGCAAGCTCTAGTGTGTCTTCAAGATTGGCTtcgaaataaaaaattaaaacaacCTATTAGTGTTGAGGAAGATACTTGA